Proteins encoded by one window of Mercenaria mercenaria strain notata chromosome 4, MADL_Memer_1, whole genome shotgun sequence:
- the LOC123551832 gene encoding uncharacterized protein LOC123551832, with amino-acid sequence MHVMEIALCGTFVIIFVSSGLLSAVVSGREIIVVNFEMLHYHPQLKKCAATSQNKPEYVGCRVSVQTGQCEGLDYNWGLHPTMEKGYAYAKKLHVQQTFQPPIRLVKYDDSPTDIRVVPVVLNTGAQIDISISVMALDELSSTDELFILRFYHSEVTLDKDMFQIR; translated from the exons ATGCATGTCATGGAAATAGCACTTTGTGGGACATTTGTTATCATTTTCGTTTCAAGCGGTTTGCTATCTGCAGTTGTGTCTGGCCGTGAAATAATAGTTGTGAATTTTGAAATGTTGCATTACCACCCGCAATTAAAGAAGTGCGCAGCAACTAGTCAGAACAag CCTGAGTACGTTGGTTGTCGTGTATCTGTGCAGACAGGTCAATGCGAAGGATTAGACTATAACTGGGGATTGCATCCAACAATGGAAAAAGGATATGCCTATGCAAAGAAACTGCATGTTCAACAAACCTTCCAACCACCG ATTAGGCTTGTCAAATATGATGACAGCCCCACTGACATCAGAGTGGTTCCTGTTGTGCTGAATACTGGAGCACAAATAGATATTTCTATCTCGGTCATGGCGCTTGATGAGTTGAGCTC GACAGATGAGTTATTTATTCTGAGGTTCTATCATTCTGAAGTAACTTTGGATAAGGATATGTTTCAGATTAGGTAG